TCTAATTGCCCAATCGGCATCTGCCACTTATTTAATTGACTTATATTTGTTCTTTTTATTCTACCGCTAAAATTGTTACTCGGTAATTATATTAATGTGGTACAAAATTATCAATTATATTTTTATTATTTTATACTGTACTGTATACTCTTTTTCTCCAATTTTAATTATCCTTTTTCCATCAATTAAATCTCCGATAACACAATTCTTACTTGCATAATGAAACATCCGATGATGATTAGCACAAAGAATCAAGACATTTTCAGGAGATTGAGAACCATCTTTTGACAGCATTTTAATATGGTGAGCCTCACAGTAGTAATTACCATTATCCATAAGAAAATTCTCTCCACATAACTGACATTTATGATCATATTCAATCTTTAACCTTTTTACTATTTTTTGATACCTTTTTATCCTA
This region of Desulforamulus ferrireducens genomic DNA includes:
- a CDS encoding HNH endonuclease, coding for MENIVYKIYDLEDELDLFIIFNGIPKLLRERGSELSNRVIQLEKDDNKIDEQTKKDFIEDIGEHNNEIEEVFLSRIKRYQKIVKRLKIEYDHKCQLCGENFLMDNGNYYCEAHHIKMLSKDGSQSPENVLILCANHHRMFHYASKNCVIGDLIDGKRIIKIGEKEYTVQYKIIKI